From the Juglans microcarpa x Juglans regia isolate MS1-56 chromosome 7D, Jm3101_v1.0, whole genome shotgun sequence genome, the window GGCATCATCACTATCACCAATCCTGCTCTGAACGCCCTCCAGTTCTCCACCCCTATTTCATTGTTTCTGTCAGTCTTATCTTTTCCCCATCCAAAAACATATGCCATCCAGGAACTCCTACCTCTTATTCCATTAATGTACAGAAAACAAATTAACCAATACAATATAAAAACAGCTAAAGTGAAACACAGAACAAAATAGCTCCCAACTAGGGAGTGTTTTTCTACATTTCCAATATAACCTAACAAATTCCTATTCAATTTTCCATCTCTGCCATTCTTGTCCCCGTACTAGCCTTGCTTCTCATCTCAACCACCTTCTTGTGAGAGTTAGAGTGCAATGACTCAACGAAGGTGGGACTTGCCATGGGACGGTACTCCGGAAAGAGGCGTCCAGACCTGTAACGAACGCCACATGCATTGCAAAGGGTCTTCGGTCCCATTGGCCCCTCCCGCCATTGTGGGGTCTTTGTCACCTCGCAGTGCATGCATTTTCTAGTAGTAGAACCTGGTCCCTGCGAGGAAAAACTCCTCGTCTCTGTGGCACCTGAGAGCACTGCCATGTTCTTTTCcttcctcatttttcttttccaatgaTTTGATACTGCCTCAGTAACATTGGTTTCTGAAGCTGATTCAAAATCAGCTGGAGGATTGGATATTTTGGGAGCGGAGGAAACACGAGGAATCATGAATCCCAGATTGAAGTTTGGTCGGCATGTACGCTTGCTTCTAGCACGCTTCACGGGAATGATAATTTTTAGGTCGATGGTTGTGGGATTTTCAACTGAGCAAGAACTGCTGCTTTCAAGAACAGAAATGGGACTGGAGGTTTGGAAGACACGCAAACCTTTGCCATTAGAAGAAGATTTGTGCAGATCACTTCCACTGGAGGTGACTGCAGCAGTGACTGGCAGCTCCTTTACTGGAGAAGTTTCGTCATGCTGAAGGCCAGATTAACAAACAAAAGATAAGATTACAGGAATAACATTGTTACATATGCCAAGAAACAGGCTATATTAACAAATGCATGTTTAAAATCCCCACATCAACTTAAGAACAAAATATATACGAGAAAAGGAAACTACTATCTTGTTCCGTCTAAGAAATGCATGCAAATTGAATATGATGGCATAcattgagatttgtaatcagcAGTTTTATCAACTGTATGAAGCAATACGACACTAAATGGAAATGAATGCAAATTCATAACCAACTGTTATATCAAAGAAGCGGGTTATGCACTGTACACCCCTTCTAAATGCATGTAGAACTGATAAACTGTTGAAGTCCACTTGTTTAATTGGTTCATCGTAACGGTCTCACAATTTCTCTTGGGAAcatcataacaaaaataatgatagCCTTCCCACTTGATGACAACCTGTTTACAacttagataataaaaaaattaacaaaaaaatgatataaaaaatatcttataattttacaaaataattttattgtctcGGTTGTAAACTGGTTGTTAACTAGTTGAAAGGATATCATTGTCCAAGTAATCTTGggtaaaattacttttgttaGGTATAAACTAAAAAGCCTCAATCGTCAGTCAGTGTCAGTCACATTAGTGAGGGAACTGTACACTTCTGTGCATCTCCCATATCCATTTTGCACCAGTTCTATGTAGAACCGGACAGTTACAACATACTCTTGCTTTGAACACTACATTGCCTATTTTCTTTCCTAAATTAAATCAatactaatttagtataactTCCAAAACACgagtcataaatattttttcatatatgtatttacTCTTCCACAATCATTTCAAGTGCGAAcctttttttaatggtttaacTTAGGCATACACAACTGAGTCTTAAACCCATGAACGCAACCACTTTCTCATAGAGGAAGTGACAGTTGAACTGAAACTCaccagaaaagaaaaggtgTGGTCCCCATTGAACGTCtaatttttttacctttatTGTTGGTTGAGTTGCAAGAAACATGACAATGGTGCATTGACTTTTAATC encodes:
- the LOC121238876 gene encoding GATA transcription factor 11-like, producing MKMNGSSLLNENFNGVSDECLDDIIKFFDFPLEDVEGNMGEDWSAKLEWLDPPSMDVLAGLAPGFSGKNCVDASKCPESLSAPHDETSPVKELPVTAAVTSSGSDLHKSSSNGKGLRVFQTSSPISVLESSSSCSVENPTTIDLKIIIPVKRARSKRTCRPNFNLGFMIPRVSSAPKISNPPADFESASETNVTEAVSNHWKRKMRKEKNMAVLSGATETRSFSSQGPGSTTRKCMHCEVTKTPQWREGPMGPKTLCNACGVRYRSGRLFPEYRPMASPTFVESLHSNSHKKVVEMRSKASTGTRMAEMEN